A region from the Nocardioides exalbidus genome encodes:
- a CDS encoding thiamine ABC transporter substrate-binding protein, which yields MKHVRVLARSTAAATAVLTLAGCSLAGGGSTASETSPSSSTSDRPGGTVVLATHESFHLPKKLVKAFEEETGYTLEVRAAGDAGTLATKLSLTADNPIADAAFGIDNTFASRPIGEGAFADVTPTTTPPAEYDLADGGDQLVPIDSASVCVNVDTSWFDAEGIDPPRTLADLTDPAYADLLVTPGASTSSPGMAFFLATVAEYGDDWPDYWSDLLANGAKVVDGWEDAYYGDFTAGSKTGTRPIVVSYDSSPAFTVSGGRTTTAALLDTCFRQVEYAGVLAGADNPAGAEALVDWLLSDEVQSALPESMYVFPVMPDATIPPDWAKFAPQPTDPYEVAPDEIAANREQWLTEWTDVISR from the coding sequence ATGAAGCACGTACGCGTCCTCGCCCGCTCGACGGCGGCCGCGACCGCCGTCCTCACCCTCGCCGGGTGCAGCCTCGCCGGGGGCGGCTCCACCGCCTCGGAGACGAGCCCGTCGTCCTCGACCAGCGACCGGCCCGGCGGCACCGTGGTGCTCGCGACGCACGAGTCGTTCCACCTGCCGAAGAAGCTGGTGAAGGCGTTCGAGGAGGAGACCGGCTACACCCTGGAGGTCCGCGCCGCCGGTGACGCCGGCACCCTCGCCACGAAGCTCAGCCTCACCGCCGACAACCCGATCGCCGACGCGGCCTTCGGCATCGACAACACCTTCGCCTCGCGTCCGATCGGGGAGGGGGCCTTCGCCGACGTCACGCCGACGACGACCCCTCCCGCCGAGTACGACCTCGCCGACGGCGGCGACCAGCTCGTCCCGATCGACTCGGCGAGCGTGTGCGTCAACGTCGACACCTCGTGGTTCGACGCCGAGGGCATCGACCCGCCGCGGACCCTCGCCGACCTCACGGACCCGGCGTACGCCGACCTGCTCGTGACGCCCGGCGCCTCGACGAGCAGCCCGGGCATGGCGTTCTTCCTGGCGACCGTGGCGGAGTACGGCGACGACTGGCCCGACTACTGGAGCGACCTGCTGGCCAACGGGGCGAAGGTCGTCGACGGCTGGGAGGACGCCTACTACGGCGACTTCACCGCCGGCTCGAAGACCGGCACCCGTCCGATCGTCGTCTCCTACGACTCCTCGCCCGCCTTCACCGTGAGCGGAGGCAGGACCACGACGGCCGCGCTGCTCGACACCTGCTTCCGCCAGGTGGAGTACGCCGGCGTGCTGGCCGGCGCCGACAACCCCGCGGGCGCCGAGGCCCTCGTCGACTGGCTGCTCAGCGACGAGGTCCAGAGCGCGCTGCCGGAGTCGATGTACGTCTTCCCGGTGATGCCCGATGCGACGATCCCGCCCGACTGGGCCAAGTTCGCGCCGCAGCCGACCGACCCCTACGAGGTCGCGCCCGACGAGATCGCGGCCAACCGCGAGCAGTGGCTGACCGAGTGGACCGACGTCATCTCCCGATGA
- a CDS encoding ABC transporter permease: MRRVAGLLVLAAGPVAVLGVLFVLPVLGMVGEGFVVDGRFAPGAVLEVLARPRVHRVAWFTVWTSASATLLAVVLGLPAAYALHRLALPGRTVVRAAMLVPFVLPTVVVGVAFRQLLGEGGPLGFLGLDGTPVAIICGLVFFNVAVVVRTVGVAWESLDPRPGQAAAALGASPWQVLRTVTLPALRPAIVGAASIVFLFCATAFGIVLTLGGVRYSTVETEIYLLTTTIFDLQAAAALSVLQIVVVVVLLAVAARLRATPDPTAQRTVTPVRGVRRTDVPVVVLTLLVLAGMLLPILTLVVGSLSVGDGWGLANYRALTTAGDDQALLVPVTTALVTSLRTAVDATWMALLVGMAVSVIVTRRSHSVAERRVRSTLDGFFMLPLGVSAVTLGFGFLITLDQPPLDLRDSPLLVPMAQALVALPLVVRTLTPVLGGIDDRQRQAAASLGANAWRTILTVDLPVVWKPMLAASGFAFAASLGEFGATSFLARDTSPTLPVVIFRLIGHPGEMNYGMALAASVVLAVATAVVMLAVERLRVPGVGTF, from the coding sequence ATGAGGCGGGTCGCCGGGCTCCTGGTCCTGGCCGCCGGGCCGGTGGCGGTGCTCGGCGTCCTCTTCGTCCTGCCGGTCCTCGGCATGGTCGGCGAGGGCTTCGTCGTCGACGGGCGGTTCGCGCCGGGCGCGGTGCTCGAGGTGCTGGCCCGCCCGCGCGTGCACCGGGTCGCGTGGTTCACCGTGTGGACCTCGGCGAGCGCGACGCTCCTCGCGGTCGTGCTCGGGCTGCCCGCGGCGTACGCCCTCCACCGGCTCGCGCTGCCCGGCCGGACCGTCGTACGCGCCGCGATGCTCGTGCCTTTCGTGCTGCCGACCGTCGTCGTGGGCGTGGCGTTCCGGCAGCTGCTGGGGGAGGGCGGCCCGCTGGGCTTCCTCGGCCTCGACGGCACGCCGGTCGCGATCATCTGCGGGCTCGTCTTCTTCAACGTCGCCGTCGTGGTGCGCACCGTCGGCGTCGCGTGGGAGTCGCTCGACCCGCGGCCGGGACAGGCCGCCGCCGCGCTCGGTGCCTCGCCGTGGCAGGTGCTGCGCACGGTCACGCTGCCGGCGCTGCGCCCGGCGATCGTCGGCGCCGCGAGCATCGTCTTCCTCTTCTGCGCGACGGCGTTCGGGATCGTGCTGACCCTCGGCGGCGTGCGCTACTCCACCGTCGAGACCGAGATCTACCTGCTGACCACGACGATCTTCGACCTCCAGGCCGCGGCCGCGCTGTCGGTGCTGCAGATCGTCGTCGTGGTCGTCCTCCTCGCCGTCGCGGCCAGGCTGCGCGCGACGCCCGACCCGACGGCGCAGCGCACCGTGACCCCGGTGCGGGGCGTACGCCGCACCGACGTGCCGGTGGTCGTGCTGACGCTGCTGGTGCTGGCCGGGATGCTTCTGCCGATCCTCACCCTCGTGGTCGGGTCGTTGAGCGTCGGCGACGGGTGGGGGCTCGCCAACTACCGCGCGCTCACCACGGCGGGCGACGACCAGGCGCTGCTCGTGCCGGTGACGACGGCGCTGGTGACCAGCCTGCGCACCGCGGTCGACGCGACCTGGATGGCGCTGCTGGTGGGAATGGCGGTGTCCGTCATCGTCACCCGGCGCTCGCACTCGGTCGCCGAGCGGCGGGTGCGCTCGACCCTCGACGGCTTCTTCATGCTGCCGCTCGGGGTGAGTGCGGTGACCCTCGGCTTCGGCTTCCTCATCACCCTCGACCAGCCGCCGCTCGACCTGCGCGACTCGCCGCTGCTCGTGCCGATGGCGCAGGCCCTCGTCGCGCTGCCGCTGGTCGTGCGCACCCTGACCCCGGTGCTCGGCGGGATCGACGACCGCCAGCGGCAGGCGGCCGCGTCCCTCGGCGCCAACGCCTGGCGCACGATCCTCACCGTCGACCTGCCAGTCGTGTGGAAGCCGATGCTCGCCGCGAGCGGCTTCGCCTTCGCCGCGTCGCTGGGGGAGTTCGGCGCGACGTCCTTCCTCGCGCGCGACACCAGCCCGACGCTGCCGGTCGTGATCTTCCGGCTCATCGGACACCCCGGTGAGATGAACTACGGCATGGCCCTCGCCGCCTCCGTCGTCCTCGCCGTCGCGACCGCCGTCGTGATGCTCGCGGTCGAGCGGCTGCGCGTGCCGGGAGTGGGGACCTTCTGA
- a CDS encoding ABC transporter ATP-binding protein yields MSLSISDVTVRYGDTAAVDHVSLDLAAGEVLAVLGPSGCGKSTLLRAVAGLEPLSAGAIAWDGTDLGGTPTHKRGFALMFQDGQLFSHLTVARNVAYALRLRRTPSARVASRVRELLALVGLEGYDDRLPGTLSGGERQRVALARALAVEPRLILLDEPLSALDATLRERLAGDLRSILQAAGTTALLVTHDHEEAFALADRLAVMRAGRVVQAGAIDEVWRAPVDEETALFLGYARIVREDAAARVLAAAGMASSYPSGAAVALRRSALVVDPDGSLHGRVESARVTPEQVRLVVSVDSVGSVDAVAPLGSRVSPGDEVALRVDVTRLAALPIAQAT; encoded by the coding sequence ATGAGCCTCTCGATCTCCGACGTGACGGTCCGCTACGGCGACACCGCGGCCGTCGACCACGTCTCGCTCGACCTCGCCGCCGGGGAGGTGCTCGCGGTCCTCGGCCCGTCGGGCTGCGGGAAGTCCACGCTGCTGCGCGCCGTCGCCGGGCTCGAGCCGCTGTCGGCCGGCGCGATCGCGTGGGACGGCACCGACCTCGGTGGCACGCCGACCCACAAGCGCGGGTTCGCGCTGATGTTCCAGGACGGCCAGCTCTTCAGCCACCTCACCGTCGCCCGCAACGTCGCCTACGCCCTCAGGCTCCGGCGCACGCCGTCGGCCCGCGTCGCCTCGAGGGTGCGCGAGCTGCTCGCGCTCGTCGGCCTTGAGGGATACGACGACCGCCTCCCCGGCACGCTGTCCGGCGGGGAGCGGCAGCGGGTCGCCCTCGCCCGCGCCCTGGCCGTCGAGCCGCGGCTGATCCTCCTCGACGAGCCGCTGTCCGCCCTCGACGCGACCCTGCGCGAGCGGCTCGCCGGCGACCTCCGCTCGATCCTGCAGGCCGCCGGGACGACGGCGCTCCTGGTCACCCACGACCACGAGGAGGCCTTCGCCCTCGCCGACCGGCTCGCCGTGATGCGCGCCGGTCGCGTCGTGCAGGCCGGCGCGATCGACGAGGTCTGGCGCGCGCCCGTCGACGAGGAGACCGCGCTGTTCCTCGGCTACGCCCGGATCGTGCGCGAGGACGCGGCAGCGCGGGTGCTGGCAGCGGCGGGGATGGCGTCGTCGTACCCCTCGGGTGCGGCCGTGGCACTGCGCCGCTCGGCCCTCGTCGTCGACCCGGACGGGTCGCTGCACGGTCGCGTCGAGTCCGCGCGGGTGACGCCCGAGCAGGTGCGGCTGGTGGTGTCGGTGGACTCCGTCGGGTCGGTCGACGCGGTCGCCCCGCTGGGCAGCCGGGTGTCGCCCGGCGACGAGGTCGCGCTGCGTGTCGATGTGACGAGGCTCGCCGCTCTGCCGATCGCGCAAGCCACTTGA
- a CDS encoding phosphatase PAP2 family protein: MYRPAYALLVGVAGTMGVLAVTAAITLNRPLVDPEGFLGPSWLRLPLLVLGAFLLDLLPRTLWYSRLKPALMPDIVRERIRTHWDRERIILVVLGLVSFYITYVCYRNLKSFLPFIMGEDKYDRELHLIDRALMFGHEPATILHTIFGTGILSHFLSTIYLWFLPLVPLALAAWLVWSRNITFGYWFATSQCLAWTLGTASYYALPTLGPGFQYSYLYADLPDTGSSALMEALFYGRKGVIRDGAEGAVQSVAGFASLHVAITLLVALMVQYTIRNRLIRIVFWCNFSITVVATLYFGWHYIADDLAGVVIALFSFWLGGLASGQKFDRHGLASHPTSTTRQVPVDAD; this comes from the coding sequence GTGTACAGACCCGCCTACGCCCTGCTCGTCGGCGTCGCCGGCACCATGGGCGTGCTGGCGGTCACCGCCGCGATCACGCTGAACCGGCCGCTCGTCGACCCCGAGGGATTCCTCGGCCCGTCGTGGCTGCGGCTGCCGCTGCTGGTGCTCGGCGCCTTCCTGCTCGACCTGCTGCCGCGGACGCTGTGGTACTCCCGGCTGAAGCCCGCGCTGATGCCCGACATCGTGCGCGAGCGGATCCGCACCCACTGGGACCGCGAGCGGATCATCCTCGTCGTGCTCGGCCTGGTGAGCTTCTACATCACCTACGTCTGCTACCGGAACCTCAAGTCGTTCCTCCCCTTCATCATGGGCGAGGACAAGTACGACCGTGAGCTGCACCTGATCGACCGCGCGCTGATGTTCGGCCACGAGCCGGCGACGATCCTCCACACGATCTTCGGCACCGGGATCCTGTCCCACTTCCTGTCGACCATCTACCTCTGGTTCCTGCCGCTGGTGCCGCTGGCGCTCGCCGCCTGGCTGGTGTGGTCGCGCAACATCACCTTCGGCTACTGGTTCGCCACCTCGCAGTGCCTGGCCTGGACGCTCGGCACCGCGTCCTACTACGCCCTGCCGACCCTCGGCCCCGGCTTCCAGTACAGCTACCTCTACGCCGACCTCCCCGACACCGGGTCGAGCGCGCTGATGGAGGCCCTGTTCTACGGGCGCAAGGGCGTGATCCGCGACGGGGCGGAGGGGGCGGTCCAGTCCGTGGCCGGCTTCGCGTCCCTGCACGTCGCGATCACCCTGCTCGTCGCGCTCATGGTCCAGTACACGATCCGCAACCGGCTGATCCGGATCGTGTTCTGGTGCAACTTCTCCATCACCGTCGTCGCCACCCTCTACTTCGGCTGGCACTACATCGCCGACGACCTCGCCGGCGTCGTGATCGCCCTCTTCTCCTTCTGGCTCGGCGGGCTCGCCTCCGGGCAGAAGTTCGACAGACACGGGCTCGCCTCGCACCCCACCTCGACGACGCGTCAGGTGCCCGTCGACGCCGACTGA
- a CDS encoding type IV toxin-antitoxin system AbiEi family antitoxin domain-containing protein, with protein sequence MTEPQVDLEGLVRLRRDLLASGITDNQIDRLVRAKVLKRIRYGAYVQHDVWDRLTPEDRHRLLARAVRARAHSATALTHVSSIVERGIPLWGFSLDVVHTTRTGNHRAGRRQADWTPHRGILEPEDQEELNGVVISTAARSAFEVTTIGGVEAALVAVNRLLHAKAMTLDEFVAQAEAHREWPGSLTTNLVMHLADHRLESVGEDRFSFLAHTQGLVRPEPQVDVFDEQGTLVARVDFAWPELNVFVEFDGKIKYAKHRREGETLDEFLMREKKREVLVCQLTGWTCIRITWSDLARPELLATRIRKVMASRNKGAA encoded by the coding sequence ATGACGGAGCCACAGGTGGACCTCGAGGGCCTGGTCCGGCTGCGCCGCGACCTGCTCGCGAGCGGCATAACGGACAACCAGATCGACCGCCTGGTGCGCGCGAAGGTGCTCAAGCGCATCCGGTACGGCGCCTACGTCCAGCACGACGTGTGGGACCGGCTGACGCCCGAGGACCGGCACCGGCTGCTCGCTCGGGCCGTACGAGCCAGGGCGCACAGCGCGACGGCGCTGACCCACGTGTCGTCGATCGTCGAGCGCGGCATCCCGCTGTGGGGCTTCTCGCTGGACGTGGTCCACACGACCCGCACCGGCAACCACCGGGCGGGCCGGCGGCAGGCCGACTGGACACCTCATCGCGGGATCCTGGAGCCCGAGGACCAGGAGGAGCTGAACGGCGTGGTCATCAGCACGGCCGCTCGATCGGCCTTCGAGGTCACGACGATCGGCGGCGTCGAGGCAGCGCTCGTCGCGGTCAACCGGCTCCTCCACGCGAAGGCGATGACGCTGGACGAGTTCGTCGCGCAGGCCGAGGCGCATCGCGAGTGGCCGGGGAGCCTGACCACGAACCTCGTGATGCATCTCGCCGATCATCGGCTGGAGTCCGTCGGCGAGGACCGCTTCAGCTTCCTGGCCCACACGCAGGGGTTGGTGAGGCCCGAGCCGCAGGTCGACGTCTTCGACGAGCAGGGCACGCTCGTGGCGCGGGTGGACTTCGCCTGGCCGGAGCTCAACGTGTTCGTCGAGTTCGACGGCAAGATCAAGTACGCGAAGCACCGCCGCGAGGGCGAGACGCTCGATGAGTTCCTCATGCGCGAGAAGAAGCGTGAGGTGCTGGTGTGCCAGCTCACCGGCTGGACCTGCATCCGGATTACGTGGTCCGACCTCGCTCGCCCGGAGCTGCTGGCGACGCGGATCCGGAAGGTGATGGCCTCGCGCAACAAGGGCGCGGCCTGA
- a CDS encoding C40 family peptidase produces MPFVPPLDPTPTRTSTARRTTSRWATALVLVAGLGLGGHGIAFAQDDDGVPSEADVEQAQRDAAAKERDVADVRADLIRANFALDSAGDTAAQAAEAWNGARWRATEARQEAEDAEAAAATARDDVAEQRELYANTVVRSYEQASQVQGLSAVVEADGISALIDRSVTLGNTSDALDGQYDSFIAASAVAEVTATAAERASERAESAATEARAAHDAAASAQADAGALAASIAATKSDLIAELAHLTGISVELAEKRQQALEQAAAEAAAAAAQAQAEQEAEEEHEATPTSTPTSTPTPTPTSTPTPTSTPTSTSKPTPTPTPTPTSTPTASSTPTPTSTPTPSTPVPTTPSPTATPTPTPTPTPTPIPTPPPTPGDASAAIAYAQAQIGDPYRWGAAGPNAWDCSGLTSVAWAQGGKSLPHYSVAQYTQSTAITASQLQPGDLVFWGSSSNPGSIYHVALYVGDGQIVHAPRTGRNVTQESMYYWRAPNFFARP; encoded by the coding sequence GTGCCCTTCGTTCCGCCGCTGGACCCGACGCCGACACGCACGAGCACGGCACGGCGTACGACGTCGCGCTGGGCGACCGCGCTCGTACTGGTCGCCGGCCTCGGGCTCGGCGGGCACGGGATCGCGTTCGCCCAGGACGACGACGGCGTGCCGAGCGAGGCCGACGTCGAGCAGGCCCAGCGCGACGCCGCCGCCAAGGAGCGTGACGTCGCCGACGTCCGCGCCGACCTGATCAGGGCCAACTTCGCGCTCGACAGCGCCGGCGACACCGCCGCGCAGGCCGCCGAGGCCTGGAACGGTGCGCGCTGGCGGGCAACGGAGGCCCGGCAGGAGGCGGAGGACGCGGAGGCCGCGGCCGCGACGGCGCGAGACGACGTCGCCGAGCAGCGCGAGCTCTACGCCAACACGGTCGTGCGGTCCTACGAGCAGGCATCGCAGGTCCAGGGGCTGTCGGCGGTCGTCGAGGCCGACGGCATCAGCGCGCTCATCGACCGCTCGGTCACGCTAGGCAACACCTCCGACGCCCTGGACGGGCAGTACGACTCGTTCATCGCTGCCTCCGCTGTCGCCGAGGTCACCGCGACGGCCGCCGAGCGGGCCAGCGAGCGCGCCGAGTCCGCTGCCACGGAGGCCCGCGCGGCCCACGACGCCGCAGCCTCGGCGCAGGCCGACGCGGGCGCGCTCGCCGCGTCGATCGCGGCGACCAAGTCCGACCTGATCGCCGAGCTCGCCCACCTCACGGGCATCTCGGTCGAGCTCGCGGAGAAGCGTCAGCAGGCGCTGGAGCAGGCGGCTGCCGAGGCCGCCGCTGCCGCGGCCCAGGCCCAGGCGGAGCAGGAGGCGGAGGAGGAGCACGAGGCGACCCCGACCTCCACCCCGACCTCCACCCCGACTCCCACCCCGACGTCCACGCCCACCCCGACCTCCACGCCCACCTCGACGAGCAAGCCGACGCCGACGCCGACCCCGACTCCCACCAGCACCCCGACCGCTTCGAGCACCCCGACCCCGACGAGCACGCCGACGCCCAGCACGCCGGTCCCCACGACGCCGAGCCCGACTGCGACGCCGACCCCCACGCCGACCCCCACGCCGACACCCATTCCCACCCCGCCGCCGACGCCGGGCGATGCGAGCGCCGCGATCGCGTACGCCCAGGCACAGATCGGCGACCCCTACCGCTGGGGTGCCGCCGGTCCGAACGCCTGGGACTGCTCCGGGCTGACCTCGGTCGCGTGGGCGCAGGGCGGCAAGTCCCTCCCGCACTACTCCGTCGCGCAGTACACCCAGTCGACCGCGATCACCGCGAGCCAGCTGCAGCCCGGCGACCTCGTCTTCTGGGGCTCGTCGAGCAACCCGGGCTCGATCTACCACGTGGCGCTCTACGTCGGCGACGGCCAGATCGTCCACGCACCGCGCACGGGCCGGAACGTCACCCAGGAGTCGATGTACTACTGGCGGGCGCCGAACTTCTTCGCCCGGCCCTGA